One part of the Arabidopsis thaliana chromosome 1 sequence genome encodes these proteins:
- the GRF10 gene encoding general regulatory factor 10 (general regulatory factor 10 (GRF10); FUNCTIONS IN: protein phosphorylated amino acid binding, ATP binding; INVOLVED IN: brassinosteroid mediated signaling pathway; LOCATED IN: mitochondrion, chloroplast stroma, plasma membrane, cytoplasm; EXPRESSED IN: 24 plant structures; EXPRESSED DURING: 17 growth stages; CONTAINS InterPro DOMAIN/s: 14-3-3 protein (InterPro:IPR000308); BEST Arabidopsis thaliana protein match is: general regulatory factor 11 (TAIR:AT1G34760.1); Has 2707 Blast hits to 2699 proteins in 383 species: Archae - 0; Bacteria - 0; Metazoa - 1258; Fungi - 330; Plants - 762; Viruses - 0; Other Eukaryotes - 357 (source: NCBI BLink).) produces the protein MENEREKQVYLAKLSEQTERYDEMVEAMKKVAQLDVELTVEERNLVSVGYKNVIGARRASWRILSSIEQKEESKGNDENVKRLKNYRKRVEDELAKVCNDILSVIDKHLIPSSNAVESTVFFYKMKGDYYRYLAEFSSGAERKEAADQSLEAYKAAVAAAENGLAPTHPVRLGLALNFSVFYYEILNSPESACQLAKQAFDDAIAELDSLNEESYKDSTLIMQLLRDNLTLWTSDLNEEGDERTKGADEPQDEV, from the exons atggAGAATGAGAGGGAAAAGCAGGTTTACTTGGCTAAGCTCTCCGAGCAAACCGAAAGATACGATG AAATGGTGGAGGCGATGAAGAAAGTTGCTCAGCTTGATGTGGAGCTAACTGTGGAAGAGAGGAATCTTGTATCTGTAGGGTACAAGAATGTGATTGGTGCAAGGAGAGCATCATGGAGAATACTATCTTCCATTGAGCAGAAGGAAGAGTCCAAGGGAAATGATGAAAATGTCAAGAGGCTTAAGAATTATCGTAAGAGAGTTGAAGATGAGCTTGCTAAAGTTTGTAATGACATCTTGTCTGTCATTGATAAGCATCTCATTCCATCGTCTAACGCTGTGGAGTCAACTGTCTTTTTCTACAAAAT GAAAGGAGATTACTATCGCTATCTTGCGGAGTTCAGTTCTGGTGCTGAACGCAAGGAAGCTGCAGATCAGTCTCTTGAAGCATATAAG gctgctgttgctgctgcagAGAATGGTTTGGCACCCACACATCCAGTTAGACTTGGCTTGGCGTTgaacttttcagttttctacTATGAGATCTTGAACTCTCCCgaaag CGCATGCCAATTGGCTAAGCAAGCATTCGATGATGCAATTGCTGAACTTGACAGCCTCAACGAGGAATCATACAAAGACAGCACTCTTATTATGCAGCTACTTAGAGACAATCTCACCTTGTGGACTTCAGACCTTAATGAGGAAGGAg ATGAGAGAACCAAAGGTGCTGATGAGCCTCAAGATGAGGTATGA
- a CDS encoding 14-3-3 family protein (14-3-3 family protein; CONTAINS InterPro DOMAIN/s: 14-3-3 protein (InterPro:IPR000308); BEST Arabidopsis thaliana protein match is: general regulatory factor 10 (TAIR:AT1G22300.2); Has 2461 Blast hits to 2459 proteins in 362 species: Archae - 2; Bacteria - 2; Metazoa - 1174; Fungi - 281; Plants - 702; Viruses - 0; Other Eukaryotes - 300 (source: NCBI BLink).), with protein MENEQSTHVHFASLSSSSERYNETFEEIKKAMKKSVQLKAELSAKERNLVSVGYKNVISARRASLEILSSIVQKEESKGNEENVKKLKNYRNKVEDELAKICNDILSVINKQLIPSSTTVDSSVLFYNMLADFSSNAESKEATDQSLDAYKRLVWYQQFQLYMTLNWTSVFLNSPESAYQLAKQAFDDAINEFDSK; from the exons aTGGAGAATGAACAATCAACGCACGTTCACTTCGCGAGTCTCTCTTCGTCAAGCGAGCGCTACAATG AAACATTTGAAGAGATAAAGAAAGCGATGAAGAAAAGTGTTCAGCTTAAAGCGGAGCTATCAGCAAAGGAGAGAAATCTTGTATCAGTGGGGTACAAGAATGTGATTAGCGCAAGGAGAGCTTCATTGGAAATACTATCATCCATTGTGCAAAAGGAAGAGTCAAAAGGAAATGAGGAAAATGTCAAGAAGCTTAAGAATTATCGAAACAAGGTTGAAGATGAGCTTGCCAAAATTTGTAATGACATCCTGTCCGTCATCAATAAGCAACTCATTCCATCGTCTACCACTGTGGACTCCTCTGTTCTTTTCTACAATAT GCTGGCAGACTTCAGTTCTAATGCTGAAAGCAAGGAAGCTACTGATCAGTCTCTTGATGCATATAAG AGACTGGTTTGGTACCAACAGTTCCAGCTATACATGACTTTGAATTGGActtctgttttcttaaactctCCTGAAAG TGCATACCAATTGGCAAAGCAAGCGTTCGATGATGCAATTAATGAATTTGACAGTAAGTGA
- the GRF10 gene encoding general regulatory factor 10 (general regulatory factor 10 (GRF10); FUNCTIONS IN: protein phosphorylated amino acid binding, ATP binding; INVOLVED IN: brassinosteroid mediated signaling pathway; LOCATED IN: mitochondrion, chloroplast stroma, plasma membrane, cytoplasm; EXPRESSED IN: 24 plant structures; EXPRESSED DURING: 17 growth stages; CONTAINS InterPro DOMAIN/s: 14-3-3 protein (InterPro:IPR000308); BEST Arabidopsis thaliana protein match is: general regulatory factor 11 (TAIR:AT1G34760.2); Has 35333 Blast hits to 34131 proteins in 2444 species: Archae - 798; Bacteria - 22429; Metazoa - 974; Fungi - 991; Plants - 531; Viruses - 0; Other Eukaryotes - 9610 (source: NCBI BLink).) yields the protein MENEREKQVYLAKLSEQTERYDEMVEAMKKVAQLDVELTVEERNLVSVGYKNVIGARRASWRILSSIEQKEESKGNDENVKRLKNYRKRVEDELAKVCNDILSVIDKHLIPSSNAVESTVFFYKMKGDYYRYLAEFSSGAERKEAADQSLEAYKAAVAAAENGLAPTHPVRLGLALNFSVFYYEILNSPESACQLAKQAFDDAIAELDSLNEESYKDSTLIMQLLRDNLTLWTSDLNEEGGILIFFCFPIS from the exons atggAGAATGAGAGGGAAAAGCAGGTTTACTTGGCTAAGCTCTCCGAGCAAACCGAAAGATACGATG AAATGGTGGAGGCGATGAAGAAAGTTGCTCAGCTTGATGTGGAGCTAACTGTGGAAGAGAGGAATCTTGTATCTGTAGGGTACAAGAATGTGATTGGTGCAAGGAGAGCATCATGGAGAATACTATCTTCCATTGAGCAGAAGGAAGAGTCCAAGGGAAATGATGAAAATGTCAAGAGGCTTAAGAATTATCGTAAGAGAGTTGAAGATGAGCTTGCTAAAGTTTGTAATGACATCTTGTCTGTCATTGATAAGCATCTCATTCCATCGTCTAACGCTGTGGAGTCAACTGTCTTTTTCTACAAAAT GAAAGGAGATTACTATCGCTATCTTGCGGAGTTCAGTTCTGGTGCTGAACGCAAGGAAGCTGCAGATCAGTCTCTTGAAGCATATAAG gctgctgttgctgctgcagAGAATGGTTTGGCACCCACACATCCAGTTAGACTTGGCTTGGCGTTgaacttttcagttttctacTATGAGATCTTGAACTCTCCCgaaag CGCATGCCAATTGGCTAAGCAAGCATTCGATGATGCAATTGCTGAACTTGACAGCCTCAACGAGGAATCATACAAAGACAGCACTCTTATTATGCAGCTACTTAGAGACAATCTCACCTTGTGGACTTCAGACCTTAATGAGGAAGGAggtattcttattttcttttgtttccctATCTCATGA
- the PAPP2C gene encoding phytochrome-associated protein phosphatase type 2C (phytochrome-associated protein phosphatase type 2C; FUNCTIONS IN: protein serine/threonine phosphatase activity, phosphoprotein phosphatase activity; INVOLVED IN: protein amino acid dephosphorylation, red light signaling pathway; LOCATED IN: nucleus, plasma membrane; EXPRESSED IN: 24 plant structures; EXPRESSED DURING: 14 growth stages; CONTAINS InterPro DOMAIN/s: Protein phosphatase 2C-related (InterPro:IPR001932), Protein phosphatase 2C (InterPro:IPR015655), Protein phosphatase 2C, N-terminal (InterPro:IPR014045); BEST Arabidopsis thaliana protein match is: Protein phosphatase 2C family protein (TAIR:AT1G34750.1); Has 35333 Blast hits to 34131 proteins in 2444 species: Archae - 798; Bacteria - 22429; Metazoa - 974; Fungi - 991; Plants - 531; Viruses - 0; Other Eukaryotes - 9610 (source: NCBI BLink).): MGKFCCFTSASEVVGGQSSSRSGKGRSDEGMIKYGFSLVKGKANHPMEDYHVANFINIQDHELGLFAIYDGHMGDSVPAYLQKRLFSNILKEGEFWVDPRRSIAKAYEKTDQAILSNSSDLGRGGSTAVTAILINGRKLWIANVGDSRAVLSHGGAITQMSTDHEPRTERSSIEDRGGFVSNLPGKELILSIECLMKIE, encoded by the exons atgggaaaattTTGTTGCTTCACTTCCGCTTCTGAG GTTGTGGGAGGACAATCATCATCACGATCAGGTAAAGGAAGAAGTGATGAAGGGATGATCAAGTATGGTTTTAGTCTAGTGAAAGGAAAAGCTAACCATCCAATGGAAGATTATCATGTTGCTAACTTTATCAACATCCAAGACCATGAATTGGGTCTTTTTGCTATTTATGATGGTCATATGGGTGATAGTGTCCCTGCTTACTTGCAGAAACGTCTCTTCTCCAATATCCTTAAGgag GGAGAGTTTTGGGTTGATCCTCGAAGGTCTATTGCAAAAGCTTATGAGAAGACGGACCAAGCGATTCTATCGAATAGTTCTGACTTGGGTCGTGGTGGTTCTACTGCTGTGACTGCTATATTGATTAATGGGAGAAAGTTGTGGATAGCTAATGTTGGTGATTCACGAGCTGTTCTTTCTCATGGTGGCGCTATAACGCAGATGAGTACAGATCATGAGCCTCGTACTGAAAGGTCGAGTATTGAAGATAGAGGTGGATTTGTATCCAATCTACCAGGTAAAGAACTTATTTTGAGTATTGAATGTTTAATGAAGATAGAATGA
- the GRF10 gene encoding general regulatory factor 10 (general regulatory factor 10 (GRF10); FUNCTIONS IN: protein phosphorylated amino acid binding, ATP binding; INVOLVED IN: brassinosteroid mediated signaling pathway; LOCATED IN: mitochondrion, chloroplast stroma, plasma membrane, cytoplasm; EXPRESSED IN: 24 plant structures; EXPRESSED DURING: 17 growth stages; CONTAINS InterPro DOMAIN/s: 14-3-3 protein (InterPro:IPR000308); BEST Arabidopsis thaliana protein match is: general regulatory factor 11 (TAIR:AT1G34760.2); Has 2709 Blast hits to 2701 proteins in 383 species: Archae - 0; Bacteria - 0; Metazoa - 1258; Fungi - 330; Plants - 762; Viruses - 0; Other Eukaryotes - 359 (source: NCBI BLink).): MENEREKQVYLAKLSEQTERYDEMVEAMKKVAQLDVELTVEERNLVSVGYKNVIGARRASWRILSSIEQKEESKGNDENVKRLKNYRKRVEDELAKVCNDILSVIDKHLIPSSNAVESTVFFYKMKGDYYRYLAEFSSGAERKEAADQSLEAYKAAVAAAENGLAPTHPVRLGLALNFSVFYYEILNSPESACQLAKQAFDDAIAELDSLNEESYKDSTLIMQLLRDNLTLWTSDLNEEGDERTKGADEPQDEN; encoded by the exons atggAGAATGAGAGGGAAAAGCAGGTTTACTTGGCTAAGCTCTCCGAGCAAACCGAAAGATACGATG AAATGGTGGAGGCGATGAAGAAAGTTGCTCAGCTTGATGTGGAGCTAACTGTGGAAGAGAGGAATCTTGTATCTGTAGGGTACAAGAATGTGATTGGTGCAAGGAGAGCATCATGGAGAATACTATCTTCCATTGAGCAGAAGGAAGAGTCCAAGGGAAATGATGAAAATGTCAAGAGGCTTAAGAATTATCGTAAGAGAGTTGAAGATGAGCTTGCTAAAGTTTGTAATGACATCTTGTCTGTCATTGATAAGCATCTCATTCCATCGTCTAACGCTGTGGAGTCAACTGTCTTTTTCTACAAAAT GAAAGGAGATTACTATCGCTATCTTGCGGAGTTCAGTTCTGGTGCTGAACGCAAGGAAGCTGCAGATCAGTCTCTTGAAGCATATAAG gctgctgttgctgctgcagAGAATGGTTTGGCACCCACACATCCAGTTAGACTTGGCTTGGCGTTgaacttttcagttttctacTATGAGATCTTGAACTCTCCCgaaag CGCATGCCAATTGGCTAAGCAAGCATTCGATGATGCAATTGCTGAACTTGACAGCCTCAACGAGGAATCATACAAAGACAGCACTCTTATTATGCAGCTACTTAGAGACAATCTCACCTTGTGGACTTCAGACCTTAATGAGGAAGGAg ATGAGAGAACCAAAGGTGCTGATGAGCCTCAAGATGAG AACTAA
- a CDS encoding 14-3-3 family protein (14-3-3 family protein; CONTAINS InterPro DOMAIN/s: 14-3-3 protein (InterPro:IPR000308); BEST Arabidopsis thaliana protein match is: general regulatory factor 10 (TAIR:AT1G22300.2).), whose product MENEQSTHVHFASLSSSSERYNETFEEIKKAMKKSVQLKAELSAKERNLVSVGYKNVISARRASLEILSSIVQKEESKGNEENVKKLKNYRNKVEDELAKICNDILSVINKQLIPSSTTVDSSVLFYNMLADFSSNAESKEATDQSLDAYKRLVWYQQFQLYMTLNWTSVFLNSPESAYQLAKQAFDDAINEFDNLTEREEVIFLFPYLPPLMIDR is encoded by the exons aTGGAGAATGAACAATCAACGCACGTTCACTTCGCGAGTCTCTCTTCGTCAAGCGAGCGCTACAATG AAACATTTGAAGAGATAAAGAAAGCGATGAAGAAAAGTGTTCAGCTTAAAGCGGAGCTATCAGCAAAGGAGAGAAATCTTGTATCAGTGGGGTACAAGAATGTGATTAGCGCAAGGAGAGCTTCATTGGAAATACTATCATCCATTGTGCAAAAGGAAGAGTCAAAAGGAAATGAGGAAAATGTCAAGAAGCTTAAGAATTATCGAAACAAGGTTGAAGATGAGCTTGCCAAAATTTGTAATGACATCCTGTCCGTCATCAATAAGCAACTCATTCCATCGTCTACCACTGTGGACTCCTCTGTTCTTTTCTACAATAT GCTGGCAGACTTCAGTTCTAATGCTGAAAGCAAGGAAGCTACTGATCAGTCTCTTGATGCATATAAG AGACTGGTTTGGTACCAACAGTTCCAGCTATACATGACTTTGAATTGGActtctgttttcttaaactctCCTGAAAG TGCATACCAATTGGCAAAGCAAGCGTTCGATGATGCAATTAATGAATTTGACA ACCTCACAGAAAGAGAGGAGGTAATCTTTTTATTTCCCTATCTGCCTCCTCTGATGATAGATAGATAG
- the PAPP2C gene encoding phytochrome-associated protein phosphatase type 2C (phytochrome-associated protein phosphatase type 2C (PAPP2C); CONTAINS InterPro DOMAIN/s: Protein phosphatase 2C-related (InterPro:IPR001932), Protein phosphatase 2C (InterPro:IPR015655), Protein phosphatase 2C, N-terminal (InterPro:IPR014045); BEST Arabidopsis thaliana protein match is: Protein phosphatase 2C family protein (TAIR:AT1G34750.1).), whose translation MGKFCCFTSASEVVGGQSSSRSGKGRSDEGMIKYGFSLVKGKANHPMEDYHVANFINIQDHELGLFAIYDGHMGDSVPAYLQKRLFSNILKEVKTKKKGEFWVDPRRSIAKAYEKTDQAILSNSSDLGRGGSTAVTAILINGRKLWIANVGDSRAVLSHGGAITQMSTDHEPRTERSSIEDRGGFVSNLPGDVPRVNGQLAVSRAFGDKGLKTHLSSEPDIKEATVDSQTDVLLLASDGIWKVMTNEEAMEIARRVKDPQKAAKELTAEALRRESKDDISCVVVRFR comes from the exons atgggaaaattTTGTTGCTTCACTTCCGCTTCTGAG GTTGTGGGAGGACAATCATCATCACGATCAGGTAAAGGAAGAAGTGATGAAGGGATGATCAAGTATGGTTTTAGTCTAGTGAAAGGAAAAGCTAACCATCCAATGGAAGATTATCATGTTGCTAACTTTATCAACATCCAAGACCATGAATTGGGTCTTTTTGCTATTTATGATGGTCATATGGGTGATAGTGTCCCTGCTTACTTGCAGAAACGTCTCTTCTCCAATATCCTTAAGgaggtaaaaacaaaaaaaaag GGAGAGTTTTGGGTTGATCCTCGAAGGTCTATTGCAAAAGCTTATGAGAAGACGGACCAAGCGATTCTATCGAATAGTTCTGACTTGGGTCGTGGTGGTTCTACTGCTGTGACTGCTATATTGATTAATGGGAGAAAGTTGTGGATAGCTAATGTTGGTGATTCACGAGCTGTTCTTTCTCATGGTGGCGCTATAACGCAGATGAGTACAGATCATGAGCCTCGTACTGAAAGGTCGAGTATTGAAGATAGAGGTGGATTTGTATCCAATCTACCAG GTGATGTTCCTCGGGTGAATGGTCAATTAGCTGTGTCTCGTGCTTTTGGAGATAAGGGACTTAAGACACACTTGAGTTCAGAGCCTGACATAAAAGAAGCTACTGTAGATAGCCAGACAGATGTTCTTCTCTTGGCTAGTGATGGCATCTGGAAG GTGATGACAAATGAAGAGGCAATGGAGATAGCGAGAAGAGTGAAAGATCCACAGAAAGCGGCAAAGGAATTAACAGCTGAAGCattgagaagagagagtaaAGACGACATATCTTGTGTCGTGGTCCGATTCAGATGA
- the PAPP2C gene encoding phytochrome-associated protein phosphatase type 2C (phytochrome-associated protein phosphatase type 2C (PAPP2C); FUNCTIONS IN: protein serine/threonine phosphatase activity, phosphoprotein phosphatase activity; INVOLVED IN: protein amino acid dephosphorylation, red light signaling pathway; LOCATED IN: nucleus, plasma membrane; EXPRESSED IN: 24 plant structures; EXPRESSED DURING: 14 growth stages; CONTAINS InterPro DOMAIN/s: Protein phosphatase 2C-related (InterPro:IPR001932), Protein phosphatase 2C (InterPro:IPR015655), Protein phosphatase 2C, N-terminal (InterPro:IPR014045); BEST Arabidopsis thaliana protein match is: Protein phosphatase 2C family protein (TAIR:AT1G34750.1); Has 8206 Blast hits to 8190 proteins in 1131 species: Archae - 16; Bacteria - 1989; Metazoa - 1496; Fungi - 741; Plants - 2625; Viruses - 11; Other Eukaryotes - 1328 (source: NCBI BLink).) — protein sequence MGKFCCFTSASEVVGGQSSSRSGKGRSDEGMIKYGFSLVKGKANHPMEDYHVANFINIQDHELGLFAIYDGHMGDSVPAYLQKRLFSNILKEGEFWVDPRRSIAKAYEKTDQAILSNSSDLGRGGSTAVTAILINGRKLWIANVGDSRAVLSHGGAITQMSTDHEPRTERSSIEDRGGFVSNLPGDVPRVNGQLAVSRAFGDKGLKTHLSSEPDIKEATVDSQTDVLLLASDGIWKVMTNEEAMEIARRVKDPQKAAKELTAEALRRESKDDISCVVVRFR from the exons atgggaaaattTTGTTGCTTCACTTCCGCTTCTGAG GTTGTGGGAGGACAATCATCATCACGATCAGGTAAAGGAAGAAGTGATGAAGGGATGATCAAGTATGGTTTTAGTCTAGTGAAAGGAAAAGCTAACCATCCAATGGAAGATTATCATGTTGCTAACTTTATCAACATCCAAGACCATGAATTGGGTCTTTTTGCTATTTATGATGGTCATATGGGTGATAGTGTCCCTGCTTACTTGCAGAAACGTCTCTTCTCCAATATCCTTAAGgag GGAGAGTTTTGGGTTGATCCTCGAAGGTCTATTGCAAAAGCTTATGAGAAGACGGACCAAGCGATTCTATCGAATAGTTCTGACTTGGGTCGTGGTGGTTCTACTGCTGTGACTGCTATATTGATTAATGGGAGAAAGTTGTGGATAGCTAATGTTGGTGATTCACGAGCTGTTCTTTCTCATGGTGGCGCTATAACGCAGATGAGTACAGATCATGAGCCTCGTACTGAAAGGTCGAGTATTGAAGATAGAGGTGGATTTGTATCCAATCTACCAG GTGATGTTCCTCGGGTGAATGGTCAATTAGCTGTGTCTCGTGCTTTTGGAGATAAGGGACTTAAGACACACTTGAGTTCAGAGCCTGACATAAAAGAAGCTACTGTAGATAGCCAGACAGATGTTCTTCTCTTGGCTAGTGATGGCATCTGGAAG GTGATGACAAATGAAGAGGCAATGGAGATAGCGAGAAGAGTGAAAGATCCACAGAAAGCGGCAAAGGAATTAACAGCTGAAGCattgagaagagagagtaaAGACGACATATCTTGTGTCGTGGTCCGATTCAGATGA